Within the Malus sylvestris chromosome 4, drMalSylv7.2, whole genome shotgun sequence genome, the region tgacaatattgtaacatcccacatcgtccaggggaatgatccttaaatgtatattctcatccctacctagcacgaggccttttaggagctcactggcttcagttTCCATcgaaacttcgaagttaagcgagtagcgcacgagagcaatcccatgatgggtgacccactgggaagttctcgtgtgagttcccagaaataaaaccgtgagagcgtgatcggggcctaaagcggataatatcatgCTACAGCGGAGTTGAGCTCGGGAAGTGGTCCCACccgggcggggatgtgacaaattaataacaaagcacaaaaaattaattattaaaaaaataccgttaaaataatgaaaatgccCTTactttatttgatgcattattttgggatgcctttgaaattttttgtcttGGTGGCAATTAAAGCacctgaattcacataataaaatcgatcTCTTTACAtcaagaatagagaaaataatatttaataaaaaattgattgaattacattattgctagcacattgAGAGACTAAGCTTACCCatctcccccttagtgtagataatatcatttgttaaaaaaaaacaatcattgataactaatttaatcacattattatctgcATGCGGAAGACAttttttataaccagcattacaagcatcttaagatgttttgaatgtgtttaaaaatagagaaaataatatttaataaacaacttattgaatcatattattgctagcccctTGTGAGGCTATGCCCACcctctccccttagtgtagataatatcgtttgttaaaataaataaaaaataaaaaatttcatttgacaactaatttaatcacattattatccgcaaAAGACCTTTTTCTATTACTTAcgttacacgcctcttaagatgttttgaacatgtttaaaaatagagaaattgaatcacattattgctagcctattgtggcgcactttttttttaaagcacaaaaaatactattaaaatgatgaaaatgcccctgcCTTATTTATCCTACGTTCGTTCCAACTAAAACCCTAATAACTCTTGTagagaaagacaaaaaaaattttATCGATGGaacatgattttgaagttttaatcTCTCGCCGACATGGATTTATCAATGAATGGTAATTATATACCTCTTGAATTTATTGACCCCTTGTCGACATGGATATATAGAGAAGAATTCCCAGAGACTATTATGATCTAGGTCGTGGAGTTGAGAGAGTTGCCACATCCCCTCTTTAAATGTCTACTTGCATTCACCAACTTGAAGGACTATTACATCATACCACACCCTAACCACCAAAAGTTACACCTTAGTCAATTCACAGAATCATAGAGCCGCAAAAAAAAGCATAGGTATTATAAGTTGTAATGGCCATTGGCCAACCCTATACGCATGGTTAgcctattttattttcattatttctaAAATATGTACCCAGATGTATCATTAAAGTAGGAGGAAACAAATTGGACATGCgacatctctctctccttctcctttcAATGCTTCTTACACGAACAATTATATGAGCATCTTTAGAAACACCCTCTGTTAATTTCTCCTAGGTAGCATTCTTTAAACAAAAGCTGTTCAAATATTCTAACATACTCCTCAACAGATTCAAACTTTTCAGGAACACATTGGAGATTTGTTTTCCTTGGTGCACAGATACAAACTTCAATCAACTTTTCGTTTTTTAAATGTATGCAAAGATAAATTTACATTTTGAATTGAGTTTGAGAGTGTAGTCTAGGTAATAAAATTGGGTTTAAAAAGATATTAAtcctttaattaaaaataacatGGGTGTAGAAAGAAGTTACAAGGGTTCCAATAAAATTTCccgttatttattttctttgcaatgataatgaaaggaaataaattaaaaggtataaaaatatttaaacattaaattggtattgaaaagaaattaaaacacaatgctttaaatcaataaaaaacatttaataaatttttttgaacaaacgaaaAAAGCATTTAatgattaattaaaaaaaattgtaattgcTATCAAATTTGGCAGCAATGGAGAGATGTTATTCCACGTCATGCCACAACACATTTGGCTTCTTGGTTGGAAAACATTGTTGTTATCTTTTTTTACAGTTATTGctgattttgatattttgacatctcattttgAGATGCTCTAACATTTCTCTTATATATTTGTTGAGTTTAACTCAAATCTATGCCGCTTAGTATTACAATATTTCTCTTCAATCATAAGTAAAAAGTCTTAGGTTAGATTATCGTTACAAACCAAATTATTACAATTAATTTATTGTAAGCTTAGTCTACTCTGATATAGTCAAAATCATTAATTTAGATAATCGTATGTGTtagaaaaaaccaaaatcacaagATATCTTCGAAAAAGTAAGCTCAATTGTCTCTTAGCACCTTAATGAAGATGACAACATAAAAAGAAGATGACAAAAAAGAAACACCACAAAACAGTATGAGACAAAGATCCTCACACACCTAAATTAGACGGAAAGAGAAATAACAAACAAACTCGAAAAGGAACATACGTTACAGAAGTGCTTGAAGTGAAGGCAACGGCGGAGTTTCGGAGTTCCTCCAAGTACTATGGGAGGGCATTCTATCGCCTTTAACGGCATCTTCTAAACCATAAGATTCAATCTCGGCCAATTCTTCCGGTGTCAGTTTAACAGTCAGAGATGCGATGTTCTCGTCAAAATTCGCGATCTTGGTGGTTCCAGGTATGGGACACACATCATTTCCTTGGTGATGAACCCATGCCAGCGCTAGCTGAGATGGCGTGCATCCTTTCCTTGTTGCAAGTTCACTAACGCGCTCGAATAGTGCTTCATTGTGCTCCACGTTTTCGGGTTGGAACCTGGCTAGATACTGCAACCAATGAATCATTAGACTGAAGAAGCATATGGCACGTGCTTCTTAAGAAAGCGCTTCTATAACTGAGAAATACTTAATGACTTTAGAATGAAAAAGTCTGTGACATCAAGAAACCTTTCGAGTATCATCAGGGGCAAGATTTTCGACGAACTTAGCACCTGATGAGAAGAATCCTCTTCCTAAAGGACAGTATGCAACAATACCAATGCCGAGTTCCCTGAGATGTTTAGGAAACTAAGATTAGAAAGAATGAACAATTACTACGGACTCTGTAACAAAATTAAGGTAGTTTCAATGACCCTCACCGACAAGTAGGAATGATTTCTTGCTCCGAATCTCTTGACCACAAGGACCACTCCAACTGAACAGCTGATATAGGATGAACAGCGTGGGCTCTTCTTATCGTTGAAGCTGAGGCCTCCGACAGACCAATGTACTTTATCTTACCCTCTTCAACTAGTCTCTTCAGTTCCCCAACCTTGTCAAAGACGTGATCAAGGAATTTAACAGGCCTCAGATGCATGTGCATATTGTTCTGTTGTAATTAAAAGGATACACAATTCAAGAGGTAATTAAGAAGACAAACCGTGACTTCGATGGGGATGGAGGTGTCAATGCGATGCTGATAATAGAGATCAACAGAATCGACACCCAAGCGCTTCAAGCTACTCTCGAGAGAAGTTCTCACATGAGCAGGGTCACCTCGCACCTCCATCTTGTACCCCTCCGCAAATCTGATACCAAACTTGGTGGCCAATTCCACCTTCTCTCGTACCCCTCCTTTCAGAGCCTGCTCCTCATCACTCGATTCAGCATTAatccaaaacaaacccaaatACCATGTTCTTGGTCCAGTAAATTCAACTAAATGCAGGACATATAGAGTGCACAATGCAACAATCTAAACACAACCCACAAAGAAATTATATCGTTTACTACTGCTGTTTATATAGAAGCATTTTTGCTCATAAGCGTTTTTGTTAAAAGTGACTTATACTATAAAAACTGCTTCCTTGAAAGTACTTGGAAGAGCTTCTTAAAGAAGCACCTGGCAGGTGCTTTTCCAGAAAACACTTGTACAAGCAAAAAGAAACAGGAAGCAAACCGATCAAAACCCGATTCAGTTCATCCTTCAATCCAAACAAACCGGCAAGTTCAGATAGATTGAAAATTACAAGTGACGAAGTGAATCATATACATAATTAACGTTATGGCCTACCCACCTTGCCAAGAAGAATTTCGTTGGTGAAGGGACCGTAGACGTCAGAGGTATCGAGGAAGGTGACGCCGGCGTCGATGGCGTGGTGGATGAGACTGATCATGTCTTGGTCGGGCTTCGGAGCACCGTAGAAGGCGGACATGCCCATGCAGCCAAGGCCTTGAGCCGAAACCTCCAGGCCTTGTGATCCCAACTTGATCCTCCTCACTACTCCTGTCATTGCTTGATAACTGCGGTTGTTGTTTATGACTGAATTGCCAGGTGAGGGAGTGAgactgtgagagagagagagagagagatgtgtgtatacatacatacgtatatatatacacacacacacacatatatatatgtatgtatatatgtgatatgaagGATGGTGGCAGTTTGGTAAAATGAGGGAGCAGGAAAGATGGTGGTGGCGGGGCGGCGGTGGTGGAGTGGTAAGgggagtgagtgagtgagtgagtcaTCTTCTACTTCTAGAAGGATAAGTAAACGTAAGGGCCTGCGTTACAGTGATGTTGACCAAAATGGAGGATATTGTTTGTATTGTATTGTCCGTCGGGATCAAGACGGCAAAGATTCAAGTCAAACAAACATTATTTCGTAATCACAAAAGTTTTTTCAAGGAGCTCCGGAGCATAGTGCGATCTTTCAGTTTAAATATCAATGGTATTACGTATTTTGACCAGTCCAATAGTGACTTTCGAAAAaatctgttttttcttttgaaaaaaaatgatattatctacgctAAGAGTCTAAAACCTACTTCAACTCTtgaagtaaaactcaaattctaAGTTCTAAACTTATCCTAACTTGCTTCAACCTTTGGagcaaatatgagttttaatccGAAACTCATTTCTGGGGCAAAGAGTTAGTGGGGCTAACCcatcatatatatgtattttttagtttaatatttataaattcattgaatccaattACTAATATTCTAATATGATCAAAACcactggtaaaaaaaaaaaaaaaatctaacggtccaaaatTTAAATCGAACGGCTAAAGtagcttaaaaaaaatatgtatttcatattctttcatagtgttccACGAGTTTCATGATGTTGGTTTAGATGCTTTCATTCTGGGTTCATTTTTGTTTAAATTAGGCTCATTAAGTTTGATTAAACTCTTCATTTTCAATTGTACCAATTTATCCTTTTCATGTAAAACATCTTTCAGTGTAAAAAACATTAACCATCTATAACAATCTTTTATCCTTCTGAAACATATTTTTTCTTGCAGTTTCTAATCCCTACGCGCGGGCAATATTTCTGGTCATTTCTTAAAGTGGAAAAGAGTTCCCAGT harbors:
- the LOC126617840 gene encoding probable aldo-keto reductase 2 → MYVYTHLSLSLSHSLTPSPGNSVINNNRSYQAMTGVVRRIKLGSQGLEVSAQGLGCMGMSAFYGAPKPDQDMISLIHHAIDAGVTFLDTSDVYGPFTNEILLGKALKGGVREKVELATKFGIRFAEGYKMEVRGDPAHVRTSLESSLKRLGVDSVDLYYQHRIDTSIPIEVTVGELKRLVEEGKIKYIGLSEASASTIRRAHAVHPISAVQLEWSLWSRDSEQEIIPTCRELGIGIVAYCPLGRGFFSSGAKFVENLAPDDTRKYLARFQPENVEHNEALFERVSELATRKGCTPSQLALAWVHHQGNDVCPIPGTTKIANFDENIASLTVKLTPEELAEIESYGLEDAVKGDRMPSHSTWRNSETPPLPSLQALL